The genomic segment tttgtatttttaactaaGGTTCATTggtcattattatattaatcggggataattcattttttttagtacattaaaataacttaattacttcaaagcaaaaataactaaactaacATCCATGagctttttagtcttttttttttaaatacaataaaatgattgaattatattttaaagaaaaaattactaaaattgagttcaagggctatttgtattttcattatgttttttttttcagttatgATCAGGTTCACTTAAGGGTAATTGGGTAATtgaacaagtaaaaaatattatttaaaaaaatagtagataCATGCATTTTACGCATCAACTTGTGGATTGTTTTCTTGTCATTCAAGTAATGTGTATGATGTCTCACGGTAGACAAAAGCAGATTTTCACAACAACGTTCGAATCCTCTCGGTGTTCTTGCTATCATAAGTGGTGCGTGTAAACAATGGACCTCCAGTTTTGTATTCACAGGCTTTtcgtttcttttcatttcttttctctctccttctcaaTTTTCATATCTAACCcttcaagttttaaaacaacctttcaatttattttttcttcaaatttgatcattgttctttttattactacttgtcttatttgaaataatttataaaaatagatttttttcaatatcatcctttgattttttaatctatcaGATTTAgtccctattctttttattgttatttattttatttgagataattttttaaattaattttttttaatgatttcatcctcctttcattttttttcctaatacatttgatcattattcttttaattattatttttttactttagcaagttttgaaattgatttttttatttcatcttttcgtattaaattggttgggaattaAGCTTATTGATTGAACCCGAGTCTAAGATTTCACGGGTAACCTATGTTTAAAAGATTCGTCCGGGCTTGCTTATttcatccataatttttttatttgctttttatatggtttttcacTAACTTTGAAAGTAACTTGGgttatcttgagtttttttatttgtcatttattgttatatttaacttttttaaaagaatttttttcaattaaattaaattaattaattaaatataaatataaaattatcacttcataacattttttttttattttgttttacttttataaCACGTGCAATTTCTTTCAATGTTATCATATAATATttcacaataaaattaataactatctCGATGATCTTTTTCTAATGGTAAAACAATATccacaataaaacaataatgaatCTCCAACaagcttttttcttcttttccaaaaatgatattaataactcatttattattattaattattactatctttttttttgctatatttacgatcaatatttttttttaattatattattaaattatccaatcttttttatattcattctaATCGATAACCAAGATCTTAAATTTTCCTCCTTTATGATCGTTAAGTGTTAcctagatatatattttttttacatgaggAAGAATTTGAACCAGTCCACGGCTTGCACGGGCCACCGCAAACCACCTATCTAGCAGTCACAAAATCAGCTCAACTATCCGAATTCAAAACAGAGGTAGCCTCTCCAAGTTATTGATGGTTTAACCACGTTTAGTTTTGCAAGTTTTGTTACAAACTTTTTAATACCTACAATAGAAAGAAGCCTGGGGATGCAGACGGAGAGAGACTTGGCATGAATCAATCCAAAGCATATCAGCAGCTTCCAGTACCAAAAAGAGATGTAAGATCATTGGCGACgctaattaaaactttgatcTGGATCTTTTCTTGTTAGTCATACATCAAGAACCACTGTCACTAACCACGAATTCTTAGACACCAAAGTAGTCCTCTGGGACATGGAATTTCAATCCAATAACCTGCATCCAAAACAAACCTCATTTAACTCTTGAGCAAATCATTGAACCAATTGTCAACAGTAAGCAAAACCAATTTTCATTACTAATCCAGCCActtaaaaattgaaacaaacagTACAGACAAATAAAGGATAATTTATTCAGGAAATAAGGATAAATGATCTTCTGTGGATGATCACAATGTATGCATAACTGATAAATCTAACTATACCTTTGCAAATTTTATGTCAGCATCGCTATGATCATTGGGTCTCCCTGCTGCATCACCAACATAAAAGGATCTACAAACGCGCAAAATGAGAAGCCATATCAAACCACCATTCTGGTTCATAAATTAGTCACATTCTATAATTCCACAACTACATAAGATTGTTGATGGGAGTAATGATAATACAGCCTTAAAAATGTCCTTCAAATGTTGAGAGTGATATCTTATAAAGCCAACAGGCCCCAAATAAATAAGTGAAGAAATTAAGGGAAGAGGAAAATAACTGATCCATATCAATGGAGATGCCAGAGTTAAAGTGTTTCTCCATAATCTGCCACATTCCAGGTTTGGGTTTGCGGAAGGGATCTTCTACTTTACCATCAAACCCACAAGCTATAAAAACCTGCATGCAGACATTGCAGGTGAATTATTTCAGTATGCTAATGattattttcatgttctttaCACTAAATGCATTACTATCTGTGTCAGATCCATACACTATATCAGATGACAAGGGACTACTGGTGATGCAAGGGCTGTGGTAGAATACAGATGAAGAACGTGTTTCCATACAATAGACTAGTCAAAACCATGAGTCATGACCAAAAAAAATAGCCAGTGATAAAGATCTTCTTAGGCAAGAGGACGTTAACCAGCGAGTCATTTGCTCTTCTTGCAGTACTTAGAATAGATATAACCAATCCTAGGAGAAAGAATCAGGCTGAGACTAGGGTCATCCAAATAACACAATCTTATGAGTTGAAATTTCAGAGGCACCTTGTCAAGAAACTACCAATTTAGAATTGATGAGAAGCCAAACAACTTTGAATCTTTTGAGATAATATCAGAAAAAGGTCAGGGAAGTTGAAGCTATCAATAACTTCCAGGTAGACTAAAAGCATTTGAAAATACTGGTGTGTCTTTGTGTAGATATGGTTGAAAATCTTCGctttaatatcttatttttctctcaaacctctctgaacaaaaaaaaaaggacaaatttTCAGCTATTGGATCACATGACAAAAAGATGAATGAATGCACAGGCTGATCTTCCAAGAGTTGGAATTCTACAAAATGTTCGCAAAATTCATATCTTAATGTCATGTACCTAAACATGTGTTGTCATCTCAAGGACACAAGGTCCTGGGTTTCATAAGGATAATATatgtcaacagagattctatcaaaagaacaaaaataataaaacaaatcagcaGAATGAACAACCTGGATTGGAACCTTGACATGCTTGATGAAGTTGTTTAGGCGTCCAATTTTTGAGTCCACAGCTACCTGCCTTTTGTTCTTCCAGCGATCAATATTGGATTCATTCGTGAATATAACCTAAATATGGCATAAATGACATTTTAACAGCATAAACAAATTAACAGGAACAAAATCTGGTGACAAGAAGctggaaaaatacttttttaaatcaaattttaagacaCAAAGCCTTTGCAAGAAAACAGACAGACCAGCTTGAAGCCATCATTATATAAGCTCAGCAGCTTGTCTGGTATTGAGGGGAACATGATGGACCAAGCATCTGCACCTACTCTGAAATCAAAGAAGCATTATGAGGCAATCCATTAGATTCTCAATTTGATCCTAACAGAAATTCAACATAAGACTTGGAGACAGCCACTCAAAGAAATAGAGGGTTAAAGATTCCAAGTTGAAATCTCTGCCCAAGTGTCTGGTCACTAAAACTGATAGTGGAAGCAATTAATCACATGGAGCAAAAGGAGAAACCCAAGGAAATACAACTTCATAGAAATCTGCAAAAGCAAAAACTGTTCAATGGATGACTTAAAAAGGAGGTGTATACCTCTTGACAGATGTTTTTGCGAGACAGCCATCAAAATCAAATGCAGCAATTTTATTCGAATCACGGAGACCATCATCCTGCAAATGCTGAAGTTAAGTTTTCACGTGCACACCAACAATGGTTTGCAAGCACAAAAAGAAATGGCATATTGCATCTGAACATTACTAAGAAAAACTTAGTCTCACTTTACTCATGCATATATACAAGAACTCTACACCTTTCAATTCAAGATGGTGAaggaaatcaaacaaaaacagagGCAAATGTTCTTTTTAGTTCTCTTTCCTTGGGCCATGCTTTGAACCATAAGATATATGGAAATTCAGTTAATCTGCAAGGGCGTGTAGTGTGGCTGGACATGGGTGTGTCTTAGCAGCATTGCCCAAAAATAAGGCCAACAGCTCACCCGTTCAAGAAATATAATTGTCTGAAATGCCTTCCATTTAGGTAATAATGTGGCGTCCTGAATCAAAAGGAAAGCACAAAACAAGTAAGAAACACAGACTTTTTCCAAACAAGGGAAAGGCATATaaacagaaacaaaagaaagttgATATACGAAAATGAAGTCAGAAAAATACGACAATATGCATTCAGAATATATCTGACCTTATAATTGTCCCTAACATCGGAGAGTGAAAAGGCTATGTCCAGGCTGGCTTCCTCATTAGCTATTGACAACTAGAAGCAatgatgttcaaaataaaataaatagatgtccaattgaaaatgaaaagttgTATCATGAAAAGTAAACAGCCATTGGAATATGCCAACAAATTAAGGACTTTATAAATTAAACACTCAGAACATCACAAGACAACCTTTCAATTGAGAACTTGacaattaaaatcaaagaaacataaatttagAGAGgagaaaacaataacaagat from the Populus nigra chromosome 1, ddPopNigr1.1, whole genome shotgun sequence genome contains:
- the LOC133696449 gene encoding polynucleotide 3'-phosphatase ZDP isoform X1 — encoded protein: MLAHYCTALTSNSKNSCLFFFRITKHSSFCSTLQNPKRAMPPTSKARIIAEYAKSSRSLCKTCSKAISAKALRLGLVSRDSRGFDMTKWHHLGCFSDKIDYTEHIGGFDSLQSCDQEALKKLAEQVSNGDQDVEISRKSSKLIQRTDEDVEESELEKINTKKTKLSIANEEASLDIAFSLSDVRDNYKDATLLPKWKAFQTIIFLERDDGLRDSNKIAAFDFDGCLAKTSVKRVGADAWSIMFPSIPDKLLSLYNDGFKLVIFTNESNIDRWKNKRQVAVDSKIGRLNNFIKHVKVPIQVFIACGFDGKVEDPFRKPKPGMWQIMEKHFNSGISIDMDQSFYVGDAAGRPNDHSDADIKFAKVIGLKFHVPEDYFGV
- the LOC133696449 gene encoding polynucleotide 3'-phosphatase ZDP isoform X2; its protein translation is MLAHYCTALTSNSKNSCLFFFRITKHSSFCSTLQNPKRAMPPTSKARIIAEYAKSSRSLCKTCSKAISAKALRLGLVSRDSRGFDMTKWHHLGCFSDKIDYTEHIGGFDSLQSCDQEALKKLAEQVSNGDQDVEISRKSSKRTDEDVEESELEKINTKKTKLSIANEEASLDIAFSLSDVRDNYKDATLLPKWKAFQTIIFLERDDGLRDSNKIAAFDFDGCLAKTSVKRVGADAWSIMFPSIPDKLLSLYNDGFKLVIFTNESNIDRWKNKRQVAVDSKIGRLNNFIKHVKVPIQVFIACGFDGKVEDPFRKPKPGMWQIMEKHFNSGISIDMDQSFYVGDAAGRPNDHSDADIKFAKVIGLKFHVPEDYFGV